In uncultured Bacteroides sp., the following proteins share a genomic window:
- a CDS encoding IS4 family transposase gives MNRDKFVFAQLVSFLDRNKFNYIVRKYEGDKYVKHFTCWNQILALMFGQLSNRESLRDLIVALDAHHSKCYHLGMGKNVSKSSLARANQDRDCRIFEEFAYFLVNEAREKRATDIFKLGGNVYAFDSTTIDLCLSVFWWAKFRKKKGGIKVHTLYDVETQIPTFFHITEASVHDSKPMNEIPYESDSYYIFDRAYNNFKMLSKIHQIGAYFVIRAKKNLQYKPIKWKRRLPKNVLSDMTIELTGFYPRQYYKEALRLVRYWDEEQKREFDFLTNATHISSLQVAELYKNRWQVELFFKWLKQHLKIKKYWGTTENAVRIQIYAAICSYCLVAIVQNDMQLNRSTYEILQILSISLTDKTHLQDLFNKTKFQYDKERFRLNEPSLFDF, from the coding sequence ATGAATAGAGATAAATTCGTTTTCGCTCAACTCGTATCGTTCTTAGATAGAAACAAGTTCAACTATATTGTTCGCAAATACGAAGGCGATAAGTATGTTAAGCATTTCACTTGTTGGAATCAAATACTTGCGCTGATGTTTGGTCAACTCTCTAATCGAGAAAGTCTACGCGATTTGATTGTTGCTCTTGATGCACATCATTCTAAGTGTTACCACTTAGGGATGGGCAAGAATGTTTCGAAATCATCTCTGGCAAGAGCCAACCAAGATAGAGATTGTCGCATCTTTGAAGAATTTGCCTACTTCCTTGTAAACGAAGCACGAGAAAAGCGAGCTACAGATATCTTCAAACTTGGTGGAAACGTCTACGCCTTTGATTCAACAACGATTGACTTGTGTCTCTCCGTCTTTTGGTGGGCGAAGTTTCGCAAGAAAAAAGGCGGTATCAAAGTGCACACATTATATGATGTAGAAACGCAGATACCAACATTCTTTCATATTACTGAAGCTTCTGTACACGACTCAAAGCCAATGAATGAGATTCCTTACGAATCAGATTCTTACTACATATTTGACCGAGCCTATAACAACTTCAAGATGTTGAGTAAAATTCATCAGATAGGAGCCTACTTCGTTATCAGGGCAAAGAAGAATCTTCAATACAAGCCCATAAAATGGAAACGAAGATTACCTAAGAATGTGCTTTCGGATATGACTATCGAACTGACAGGCTTTTATCCGAGGCAATACTATAAAGAAGCTCTTCGTTTGGTTAGATACTGGGATGAAGAACAAAAGCGTGAGTTTGATTTCTTAACCAATGCAACGCATATATCTTCTCTTCAAGTCGCTGAACTTTACAAGAATCGCTGGCAGGTAGAACTTTTCTTCAAATGGCTAAAGCAACACCTCAAAATCAAGAAGTATTGGGGTACTACTGAGAATGCCGTAAGAATACAAATCTATGCCGCCATCTGTAGCTATTGCTTGGTCGCTATCGTTCAAAATGACATGCAGCTTAATAGAAGCACATACGAGATCTTGCAGATCTTGAGTATATCATTGACCGATAAAACTCATCTCCAAGATCTCTTCAACAAAACTAAATTTCAATATGACAAAGAACGTTTTAGACTGAATGAGCCAAGTTTATTTGATTTTTAA